A window of the Paenibacillus woosongensis genome harbors these coding sequences:
- the abc-f gene encoding ribosomal protection-like ABC-F family protein, with product MTMVLTVKGLRKEWNGEVLFTDLSFEVGSGERVALFGRNGSGKTTLLQGLLGKISFEEGRVHRVLPLEEWGWMEQQVDLDSPLTLLEYVLSRSGEIYELKKELEQLQSEMGSGQASEASVERYGLIYERYMQLGGYDWEVKAEKRLGQMNLPPELWNLPFERLSGGQKTRAQLAALMVREPKFILLDEPTNHLDTQSLNDLEEWVRTYEGTILYVSHDRTFMDRTATSVLELQADGCRRYAGGYSDYRQQKEVEWRTQMTTYKKQEQAKQALEQSIRRYQEWFHQAHRAARADNLDVAITASFYKAKAKKNISRYHAKQKELERLERDRVEKPREAKKLRMNLQDGAFAASTLLRMNDVGFGYGQDLLFRQFNLQVERGDRVGVLGPNGTGKSTLLKLVTGQLAPSSGAVALHPQAQIGYFAQELHNLDEGMSILDSLLVLPDMTESHARTILGCFLFSRDEVYKKIGDLSMGEKCRVAFLKLFFGQSNLLILDEPTNYLDIDTREVVEEALCAYPGALMIVTHDRYLARKVCNRLLLLDGREEPEWFPGTVEEYESKDRVNRRDSDGQMADNERERLGLELAVLMAREEPESPGEREELMRAIAEVRRKIEALSEV from the coding sequence ATGACGATGGTTTTAACAGTTAAGGGTTTAAGGAAGGAATGGAATGGAGAGGTATTGTTTACAGACCTCTCGTTTGAAGTAGGCAGCGGAGAGCGGGTGGCGCTATTCGGCCGCAATGGCTCCGGGAAGACGACTTTGCTGCAGGGCCTGCTGGGCAAGATCAGCTTTGAGGAGGGGCGTGTCCACAGAGTGCTGCCGCTCGAAGAATGGGGCTGGATGGAGCAGCAGGTCGACCTCGATTCGCCATTAACGCTGCTGGAATACGTGCTGTCCCGATCCGGAGAAATCTATGAGTTGAAAAAAGAACTGGAGCAATTGCAGAGCGAAATGGGATCCGGTCAAGCCTCGGAGGCAAGCGTGGAGCGATACGGTTTGATTTATGAGCGGTATATGCAGCTTGGCGGCTATGATTGGGAGGTCAAAGCAGAGAAGCGCCTGGGGCAAATGAACCTGCCGCCGGAGCTGTGGAATTTGCCGTTTGAGCGGCTGAGCGGCGGGCAGAAGACGAGAGCGCAGCTCGCTGCCCTGATGGTTCGCGAGCCGAAGTTCATCCTGCTGGATGAGCCGACGAACCATCTCGATACCCAGTCCCTGAACGACCTGGAAGAGTGGGTTCGCACCTATGAAGGGACGATCCTGTACGTGTCGCATGACCGGACATTCATGGACCGGACGGCTACGTCCGTTCTGGAGCTGCAGGCTGACGGATGCCGGCGTTATGCAGGCGGCTACAGCGATTACCGGCAGCAGAAGGAGGTCGAGTGGCGCACCCAAATGACGACGTACAAAAAGCAGGAGCAGGCGAAGCAGGCTCTGGAGCAATCCATCCGGCGCTACCAGGAATGGTTCCATCAGGCCCACCGGGCTGCCCGCGCGGATAATTTGGATGTGGCGATCACGGCGAGCTTCTACAAGGCGAAGGCGAAGAAGAATATTTCGCGTTATCATGCGAAACAGAAGGAGCTGGAGCGACTGGAGCGGGATCGGGTGGAGAAGCCCCGCGAGGCGAAAAAGCTTCGAATGAACCTGCAGGACGGAGCGTTTGCGGCGTCGACCTTGCTGCGCATGAACGATGTTGGCTTCGGCTACGGGCAGGATCTGCTGTTCCGCCAGTTCAACCTGCAGGTAGAACGGGGGGACCGGGTCGGCGTATTGGGGCCTAACGGAACGGGCAAGTCTACGCTGCTCAAGCTGGTAACGGGGCAGCTTGCCCCGTCTTCAGGCGCGGTTGCCCTGCATCCGCAGGCACAGATCGGCTATTTTGCCCAGGAGCTGCATAACCTGGATGAAGGCATGAGTATTCTGGACAGCCTGCTGGTGCTGCCGGATATGACCGAATCGCATGCAAGGACGATTCTGGGCTGTTTTTTATTTTCCAGGGATGAGGTGTATAAGAAAATCGGCGATTTGAGCATGGGCGAGAAATGTCGGGTAGCGTTTCTGAAGCTGTTTTTCGGCCAGTCCAATCTGTTGATTCTCGACGAGCCAACAAATTACCTGGACATTGACACGCGTGAAGTCGTTGAGGAAGCGTTATGCGCGTATCCGGGAGCGCTCATGATTGTGACGCATGACAGGTATTTGGCTCGCAAGGTCTGCAATCGGCTGCTGCTGCTGGACGGGAGGGAGGAGCCGGAGTGGTTCCCGGGTACGGTGGAGGAATATGAATCCAAGGATCGGGTGAACCGGCGGGATTCCGACGGGCAAATGGCTGACAACGAACGGGAGCGCCTGGGGCTGGAGCTGGCTGTTCTGATGGCGCGTGAGGAGCCGGAATCTCCCGGAGAACGGGAGGAATTGATGCGGGCAATTGCCGAAGTCCGCAGGAAGATAGAGGCTCTGTCCGAGGTATGA